From the Microthrixaceae bacterium genome, one window contains:
- a CDS encoding nitrite/sulfite reductase produces the protein MTIIEIDPAASQAAQNLSPTNPSRDYEVPDDMAGDIEETIAKFDRMLALHLAGEIEEDTFRVFRLNNGIYGQRQGGTNQMVRVKSPYGRLNAEQLDLMARVADEYSRGWGHITTRQNFQFHYVELTRVPDLLREFASVGMTTREACGDTVRNVEGCHLAGACPFEVLDVSAWAEAAFRYFLHHPFAQRLPRKFKINFSGCDTDCGQAMFNDAGVIAVTRTLDDGTVEAGFRVFVAGGLGANPHAAFALEDFTPREQLMETLEAILRTFEQTGKRNNKLRARLKWVAAELGEEELRNRILASRRLLPAAAGWPGGVPEVVNEWGDSPAGRSHEVAATPMGQGTPVQLLSSDPYQRWDQANVVRGTANGTVSAYAWARLGDVTSDQFRGLAAIVREFDLEVRISNRQNLVFRGLTEEQLPALYERLVAIGMQQPGAELSRDVVACPGADTCNIAVTQSRGLAEAIGVALEEAGLAEVGGIRTNISGCTNSCGQHHISDIGFHGAERRAHGKAAPGYQMLLGGYVGQERIHFGERALRLPAKAAPEAVVRVVRRFNEERISGEDFRSWLERSGGTKAIAATLKDLDVFPTPEENPDFYVDYDETGPFEVEIGESECAV, from the coding sequence GTGACCATCATCGAAATCGATCCCGCTGCATCCCAGGCAGCCCAGAATCTCTCGCCGACGAACCCATCCCGGGACTACGAGGTCCCCGACGACATGGCCGGCGACATCGAGGAAACGATCGCCAAGTTCGATCGAATGCTCGCCCTGCACCTCGCCGGCGAGATCGAGGAGGACACCTTCCGCGTGTTCCGCCTCAACAACGGCATTTACGGCCAACGTCAGGGCGGCACCAACCAGATGGTGCGGGTGAAGTCGCCCTATGGCCGCCTCAACGCCGAACAGCTCGACCTGATGGCCCGCGTCGCGGACGAGTACTCGCGCGGCTGGGGCCACATCACCACCCGCCAGAACTTCCAGTTCCACTACGTCGAACTCACCCGGGTCCCGGATCTCCTGCGCGAGTTCGCCTCGGTGGGCATGACGACCCGCGAGGCCTGCGGCGACACGGTGCGCAACGTCGAGGGATGCCACCTCGCCGGCGCCTGCCCCTTCGAGGTCCTCGACGTCAGCGCCTGGGCCGAGGCGGCGTTTCGTTACTTCCTCCACCACCCGTTCGCTCAGCGCCTTCCCCGCAAATTCAAGATCAACTTCTCGGGTTGCGACACCGATTGCGGCCAGGCGATGTTCAACGACGCCGGCGTCATCGCCGTCACCCGCACCCTCGACGACGGAACGGTCGAGGCCGGATTCCGCGTCTTCGTCGCCGGGGGGCTCGGGGCAAACCCGCATGCAGCGTTCGCACTCGAGGACTTCACCCCACGCGAGCAGCTGATGGAGACCCTCGAGGCCATCCTGCGCACCTTCGAACAGACCGGGAAACGCAACAACAAGCTCCGCGCCCGCCTCAAGTGGGTGGCGGCAGAACTCGGCGAGGAGGAACTGCGCAACCGCATCCTCGCCAGTCGGCGCTTGTTGCCGGCCGCTGCCGGCTGGCCGGGCGGCGTTCCCGAGGTCGTCAACGAATGGGGTGACTCCCCCGCTGGCCGCTCACACGAGGTAGCCGCCACGCCGATGGGCCAGGGCACCCCGGTGCAACTCCTGTCGAGCGACCCGTACCAGCGTTGGGACCAGGCCAACGTCGTGCGCGGCACGGCGAACGGCACGGTGAGCGCCTACGCCTGGGCCCGCCTCGGCGACGTCACCTCCGATCAGTTCCGCGGGCTGGCCGCCATCGTGCGCGAGTTCGACCTCGAGGTCCGCATCTCGAATCGCCAGAATCTCGTGTTTCGGGGACTCACCGAGGAACAACTCCCGGCCCTCTACGAGCGCCTCGTCGCCATCGGCATGCAACAGCCCGGGGCGGAACTGTCACGCGACGTGGTCGCATGCCCCGGTGCCGACACGTGCAACATCGCCGTCACCCAATCGCGCGGTCTCGCTGAAGCGATCGGCGTGGCGCTCGAAGAGGCCGGCCTTGCCGAGGTCGGCGGCATCCGCACCAACATCAGCGGTTGCACCAACTCCTGCGGGCAACACCACATCTCCGACATCGGCTTCCACGGCGCCGAACGCCGAGCGCACGGCAAGGCGGCACCCGGCTATCAGATGCTGCTCGGCGGTTACGTCGGTCAGGAGCGCATCCACTTCGGCGAGCGCGCCCTGCGCCTTCCCGCCAAGGCGGCGCCCGAGGCCGTCGTGCGGGTGGTCAGGCGATTCAACGAGGAGCGCATTTCTGGCGAGGACTTCCGCAGCTGGCTCGAGCGCTCGGGCGGAACCAAGGCGATCGCCGCGACCTTGAAGGATCTCGACGTGTTCCCCACCCCCGAGGAGAACCCCGACTTCTACGTCGACTACGACGAAACCGGACCGTTCGAGGTCGAAATCGGCGAGTCGGAGTGCGCAGTCTGA
- a CDS encoding MoxR family ATPase: MSYRFESVADVRERLGKADYLSDDAIAGIVFLADRLGKPVLVEGPAGTGKTQLAKSVAEITGARLIRLQCYEGLDESKALYEWNYKKQLLRIQATKTEGDGADWEQIEEDIFSDDFLLTRPLLEAIRADEPVVLLIDEVDRVEVETEALLLEILSDYQVSIPELGTITANQIPMVFLTSNNTRELSEALKRRCLFLHIDYPDMEREKEIVLTKVPDITESLADQIARIVRSIRQMELKKAPSVSEVLDWARTLMLLGVQKIDADTAVGTASILLKYQSDIAKASKEFANEGSSLRKGGPLSEA; encoded by the coding sequence ATGTCGTATCGCTTCGAATCCGTGGCCGACGTCCGAGAGCGTCTTGGCAAGGCCGACTACCTTTCCGACGACGCCATCGCCGGCATCGTCTTTCTCGCCGATCGTCTCGGAAAGCCGGTGCTCGTCGAGGGCCCGGCGGGCACCGGCAAGACCCAGCTCGCGAAGTCGGTCGCGGAGATCACCGGCGCACGCCTGATCCGCCTGCAGTGTTACGAGGGCCTCGACGAGTCGAAGGCGCTGTATGAGTGGAACTACAAGAAGCAGTTGCTGCGCATCCAGGCGACCAAGACCGAGGGCGATGGCGCCGACTGGGAGCAGATCGAAGAGGACATCTTCTCCGACGACTTCTTGTTGACCCGCCCGCTCCTCGAGGCGATCCGCGCCGATGAGCCGGTGGTGTTGCTGATCGACGAAGTCGACCGGGTCGAGGTGGAGACCGAGGCGCTGTTGCTCGAGATCCTCTCGGACTATCAGGTGTCGATCCCCGAGTTGGGAACCATCACCGCCAACCAGATCCCGATGGTGTTTCTCACGTCGAACAACACCCGCGAACTGTCCGAGGCGCTCAAGCGTCGCTGCCTGTTTCTCCACATCGACTACCCGGACATGGAGCGCGAAAAGGAAATCGTGCTCACCAAGGTGCCCGACATCACCGAGTCGCTCGCCGACCAGATCGCCCGCATCGTCCGTTCGATCCGCCAGATGGAGTTGAAGAAGGCCCCGTCGGTGTCCGAGGTGCTCGACTGGGCGCGCACGCTCATGCTGCTCGGGGTTCAGAAAATCGACGCCGACACCGCCGTCGGAACCGCCAGCATCCTGCTCAAGTACCAGTCCGACATCGCGAAGGCGTCGAAGGAATTCGCGAACGAGGGCTCGAGCTTGCGCAAGGGCGGCCCGCTCAGCGAGGCCTGA
- a CDS encoding phosphoadenylyl-sulfate reductase produces the protein MVESSIAIPSPRFVVAEFSDDELAEINKEFESAPASKIVRWAVDSFGPHLALAASMADALLIDIATKVDPAIEVVFIDTGYHFPETIETVERIRRHYGLNLRIMTVAPHDEELWVKDPENCCSAVKVGQLDRALNGKAAWMSGLRRDEAATRANAPIVGRDPRGLIKVNPIANWTQLDCDGYLADNNVPHNPLLDQGYASIGCWPCTSPVAEGEDARSGRWAGSAKTECGLHLA, from the coding sequence ATGGTCGAGTCATCCATCGCCATCCCATCGCCGCGATTCGTCGTCGCTGAGTTCAGCGACGACGAACTCGCGGAGATCAACAAGGAGTTCGAATCCGCGCCTGCCTCGAAGATCGTGCGCTGGGCGGTCGACAGCTTCGGCCCGCACCTCGCGCTGGCGGCGTCGATGGCCGACGCGCTGCTCATCGACATCGCCACGAAGGTCGATCCCGCGATCGAGGTCGTGTTCATCGACACCGGGTACCACTTCCCCGAAACGATCGAGACGGTCGAACGGATCCGGCGTCACTACGGGTTGAACCTGCGCATCATGACCGTCGCTCCGCACGACGAGGAACTGTGGGTCAAGGATCCCGAGAACTGCTGCTCGGCGGTCAAGGTCGGCCAACTCGACCGCGCGCTCAACGGAAAGGCCGCGTGGATGAGTGGGCTGCGCCGCGACGAAGCCGCCACGAGGGCCAACGCGCCGATCGTCGGTCGTGACCCTCGCGGGCTCATCAAGGTCAACCCGATCGCGAACTGGACCCAACTCGACTGCGACGGGTACCTGGCCGACAACAACGTCCCCCACAACCCGCTGCTCGACCAGGGCTACGCCTCGATCGGTTGTTGGCCCTGCACCAGCCCGGTCGCCGAGGGCGAAGATGCTCGCTCGGGTCGGTGGGCCGGCAGCGCCAAGACCGAGTGCGGCCTCCATCTGGCCTAG
- a CDS encoding polysaccharide biosynthesis C-terminal domain-containing protein: protein MTDAMSSVGASDASSESGSPQPPRRASVERDSLWVAAGTTLSRVTGFARVFVLAWAIGQSDLADVYALANTAPNLIYEFVVGGILSATLVPLFVRARERDDRDAASVLMSVGFVAAIALTLLAMGLTFGVDRWATARWEDLDGQVSSWTQFQSGMAMLYLFLPQILFYAITSLTTAYLNASRRYKTAAFAPVLTNVVSIIAFVIVGFRLQGRDDILDSTIFDSSTIYWLGIGTTAGIIAMTIPLLWEMRRLHNPLRFVPRFRHPIVSTLIRLSGWTFGYVAANQVALLFVATTVTSLSRYQNAFIFFQLPHGLIAVSLMTTITPELASAVAAADYQALADRFVRGLRLLASLLLPAAVGYALLAVPIASFLARGSLTAEDARLTGTTLAAFAIGLPAFSAYLYACRGFYAMSNTRTPFFLNLLENGANIAFVIVLSVSGRSSSAWFALAYSCSYAIAAVVALRRLERAVTAKDPAVIRPSLDPLIKMAAASVIMGLAVFATRLVLSADRGTGALVSVAVGVVIGVATYAVAGLKLQIPEVTAAVANVRRRARV, encoded by the coding sequence ATGACCGACGCGATGAGTTCGGTCGGCGCATCCGACGCATCGAGCGAATCCGGGTCTCCCCAGCCGCCGAGGCGGGCAAGTGTCGAACGCGACTCGTTGTGGGTCGCCGCTGGCACGACGCTGAGTCGCGTCACCGGATTCGCACGGGTCTTCGTGTTGGCGTGGGCCATCGGACAATCCGATCTGGCAGATGTCTACGCGCTGGCGAACACCGCCCCGAACCTGATCTACGAGTTCGTGGTCGGCGGCATTTTGTCGGCAACCCTCGTGCCGCTCTTCGTACGCGCCCGAGAACGCGACGACCGAGACGCCGCCTCGGTACTCATGTCGGTCGGCTTCGTGGCAGCGATCGCTCTGACCCTGCTGGCGATGGGCCTCACATTCGGCGTCGACCGGTGGGCAACCGCTCGCTGGGAGGACCTCGACGGGCAGGTGTCGAGTTGGACGCAGTTCCAGTCCGGCATGGCGATGCTGTATCTGTTCCTCCCTCAGATCCTCTTTTACGCCATCACCTCGCTCACGACCGCCTACCTCAACGCCTCCCGCCGCTACAAGACGGCCGCATTCGCCCCGGTGCTCACCAACGTCGTCAGCATCATCGCGTTCGTCATCGTCGGATTTCGCCTGCAGGGCCGCGACGACATCTTGGATTCGACGATCTTCGACTCCTCGACCATCTACTGGCTCGGTATCGGCACGACCGCCGGCATTATCGCCATGACGATCCCGCTCTTGTGGGAGATGAGGCGCCTCCACAACCCGCTGCGCTTTGTTCCACGATTTCGCCACCCGATCGTCTCGACGCTGATCCGGCTCTCGGGTTGGACCTTCGGATACGTGGCGGCAAACCAGGTCGCCCTGCTGTTTGTTGCAACCACCGTCACCTCGCTGTCTCGCTATCAGAACGCATTCATCTTCTTCCAACTCCCCCACGGCCTCATCGCGGTTTCGTTGATGACCACCATCACCCCGGAACTCGCCAGCGCGGTCGCGGCCGCCGACTACCAGGCGCTCGCCGATCGGTTCGTGCGCGGCTTGCGACTACTCGCCTCGCTGCTGTTGCCGGCGGCGGTGGGATACGCGCTCCTCGCCGTTCCCATCGCCTCGTTTCTCGCACGCGGCAGCCTCACCGCTGAGGACGCCCGCCTCACCGGCACGACACTCGCAGCGTTCGCCATCGGCCTGCCGGCGTTTTCGGCCTATCTGTATGCCTGCCGCGGCTTCTACGCGATGAGCAACACCCGCACTCCATTCTTTCTCAACCTGTTGGAAAACGGCGCCAACATCGCGTTTGTCATCGTGTTGTCCGTTTCCGGCCGGTCGAGCAGCGCGTGGTTCGCTCTCGCCTACTCCTGCTCCTACGCCATCGCCGCGGTCGTCGCATTGCGTCGCCTCGAACGAGCGGTCACAGCCAAGGACCCCGCCGTGATTCGACCGAGCCTCGACCCGCTCATCAAGATGGCGGCCGCGTCGGTGATCATGGGTCTCGCGGTGTTCGCAACCCGTCTGGTGCTCAGCGCCGACCGTGGCACAGGAGCGCTTGTCTCGGTGGCGGTCGGTGTCGTGATCGGGGTGGCGACCTACGCGGTAGCCGGGCTCAAACTGCAGATTCCCGAGGTCACCGCCGCGGTCGCCAACGTCCGCCGCCGCGCCCGCGTCTGA
- a CDS encoding DUF2505 domain-containing protein produces the protein MVFNVNQSFDASASEVFDCYESARFVGRLGPLGPLGEAQLVDRTERGDRTVVRTRMTFVADLPAAARAIVDRDKLAWIEEATYDRPSLTATVRFLPDHYANKFEAAASTKFYDLGTGSVRAVSGDLKVRVPLVGRQAERAIVSGLVEYLESEAVVVARHLAEV, from the coding sequence ATGGTGTTCAATGTCAACCAGAGCTTCGATGCCTCGGCCAGCGAGGTGTTCGACTGCTACGAATCCGCTCGGTTCGTCGGACGGCTGGGACCGTTGGGGCCACTCGGCGAAGCGCAACTCGTCGACCGGACGGAACGTGGCGACCGCACGGTCGTGCGTACGCGGATGACCTTTGTGGCCGACCTTCCGGCGGCGGCCCGGGCCATCGTCGACCGCGACAAGCTCGCCTGGATCGAGGAGGCGACCTACGACCGACCGTCGCTCACCGCGACGGTTCGTTTCCTGCCCGACCACTACGCCAACAAGTTCGAGGCGGCGGCATCAACGAAGTTCTACGACCTCGGAACCGGTTCGGTCCGGGCGGTGTCGGGCGACCTGAAGGTGCGGGTGCCGCTCGTCGGTCGCCAGGCCGAACGGGCGATCGTGTCCGGCCTCGTCGAGTACCTCGAGTCGGAAGCGGTCGTCGTCGCCCGCCACCTGGCCGAGGTCTGA
- a CDS encoding VWA domain-containing protein — MADDTASADAAGIHDSADGFEPDGAVLIAEGSGLVNLLNGFIIELREAGLPVSLSESIDAMEAVKHIPIEDRAAFKYALAATLVKNNAHWRAFETVFEVYFSMRGRQYLIGDADGDELPGDLEDLLEQMSGAGEGDGDGHGGGGAGGDQMTPEELAEMLFRALQRGDQAMMKAVARQSVRRYAGMEPGRPVGGTYYLYRTLRNLDLDGVLQRLVQQDTDDSPEPLTNLEQRLQEDEFQQRIEQLKQEIEAEIRRRLVADRGVEAMAKTLRKPLPEDIDFMHASRDEMKLLQQALHPLTRKLAVRLARKRRHGRKGALDFRNTVRASLSFGGVPVEPKFKYPRPAKPEIFVIADISGSVASFARFTLHLVNAIAGQFSRVRSFVFIDGIDEVTHMFEGTEDIVEAIHRVNTEADVVWVDGHSDYGHAFEVFWSRWGKEIGPRTSVMILGDARNNYHASQSWVIKEIQHRARHVYWLNPEPRSYWDTGDSIVGEYATYCDGAFECRNLRQLERFVDNLA; from the coding sequence ATGGCCGACGACACGGCCTCGGCCGACGCTGCCGGTATCCACGACTCCGCGGACGGGTTTGAGCCCGACGGTGCGGTGCTCATCGCCGAGGGCAGCGGACTGGTCAACCTGCTCAACGGGTTCATCATCGAGTTGCGCGAGGCCGGCCTTCCGGTGAGCCTCAGCGAATCCATCGATGCCATGGAGGCCGTCAAGCACATTCCGATCGAGGACCGCGCCGCGTTCAAATACGCGCTCGCAGCGACGCTGGTGAAGAACAACGCTCACTGGCGCGCGTTCGAGACCGTGTTCGAGGTGTACTTCTCGATGCGTGGTCGTCAGTACCTCATCGGCGACGCCGACGGCGATGAGCTGCCCGGCGACCTCGAGGACCTGCTCGAGCAGATGAGCGGCGCCGGCGAGGGCGACGGCGACGGTCATGGCGGCGGAGGCGCCGGGGGCGATCAGATGACCCCCGAAGAACTCGCCGAGATGCTGTTTCGGGCCTTGCAGCGCGGCGATCAGGCGATGATGAAAGCTGTCGCCCGCCAGTCGGTTCGACGCTACGCGGGGATGGAGCCCGGTCGTCCGGTGGGCGGCACGTACTACCTGTATCGCACGCTTCGGAACCTCGATCTCGACGGCGTGCTGCAGCGCTTGGTTCAACAGGACACCGACGATTCACCCGAGCCGTTGACCAACCTCGAACAGCGCCTTCAAGAAGACGAGTTTCAGCAGCGCATCGAACAACTCAAACAGGAGATCGAGGCGGAGATCCGCCGGCGGCTCGTCGCCGACCGTGGTGTCGAGGCGATGGCGAAGACGCTGCGCAAGCCACTGCCCGAGGACATCGACTTCATGCACGCGAGCCGTGACGAGATGAAGCTGCTGCAACAGGCGCTGCACCCGCTCACCCGCAAGCTCGCAGTTCGTCTGGCGCGAAAACGCCGTCATGGTCGCAAGGGTGCGCTCGACTTTCGAAACACCGTCCGAGCCTCGCTGAGCTTCGGCGGCGTTCCCGTCGAGCCGAAGTTCAAGTACCCGCGGCCGGCCAAACCCGAGATCTTCGTCATCGCCGATATCTCCGGGTCGGTCGCGAGTTTCGCCCGCTTCACGTTGCACCTCGTCAACGCCATCGCCGGTCAGTTCAGCCGAGTCCGCTCGTTCGTCTTCATCGACGGTATCGACGAGGTGACCCACATGTTCGAAGGCACCGAGGACATCGTCGAGGCCATTCACCGGGTCAATACCGAGGCCGACGTCGTGTGGGTCGATGGCCACTCCGACTACGGCCATGCGTTCGAAGTGTTCTGGTCACGGTGGGGCAAGGAGATCGGGCCGCGCACCAGCGTGATGATCCTCGGCGACGCCCGCAACAACTATCACGCCTCGCAGAGTTGGGTCATCAAGGAGATCCAGCACCGCGCCCGTCACGTGTATTGGCTCAACCCCGAGCCGAGAAGCTACTGGGACACCGGCGACTCGATCGTGGGGGAGTACGCGACGTACTGCGATGGGGCCTTTGAGTGTCGCAATCTGCGGCAACTGGAGCGGTTCGTCGACAATCTCGCGTAG
- a CDS encoding DUF2752 domain-containing protein — protein sequence MEPASSEPAPHEPHDHESTPHEPAAAVAVPLPSALRPPSWRLPALATAASVVAVGAIAMRDPAVEGNWPSCPFFAMTGRFCPGCGSMRAIHALAHGDLTRALHSNVLLVVAVPLMTYLLIRAWERGLRGSFESKLPDPMATRWAPMVTLVSLASFWLVRNLPGFEFLTPSFIG from the coding sequence ATGGAACCTGCATCCAGCGAACCCGCGCCCCACGAACCGCACGACCACGAATCCACACCGCACGAACCGGCGGCCGCCGTCGCCGTGCCGCTTCCGTCGGCGTTGCGACCCCCCAGTTGGCGTCTGCCCGCGCTCGCCACCGCTGCGTCGGTGGTGGCCGTGGGGGCCATTGCGATGCGAGATCCGGCGGTCGAGGGCAATTGGCCATCGTGCCCGTTCTTCGCGATGACCGGGCGGTTCTGCCCCGGATGCGGGTCGATGCGGGCCATCCACGCGCTCGCCCACGGAGACCTCACCCGCGCGCTGCATTCCAACGTGTTGCTCGTCGTCGCCGTCCCCTTGATGACCTACCTCCTGATCCGGGCGTGGGAACGTGGATTGCGCGGCTCGTTCGAGTCGAAGCTGCCGGATCCGATGGCGACGCGCTGGGCGCCGATGGTCACCCTCGTTTCGCTCGCGTCGTTCTGGTTGGTGCGCAACCTGCCCGGGTTCGAGTTCCTCACCCCCAGTTTCATCGGCTGA
- a CDS encoding AAA family ATPase: MSASPLIGVVRPFVEEVAAALSDAISVLPDASSENAEHDTIVEARELVAACIDADRRHTDAELWAFAATFGELFADPALAGARPQQLRDADLFTHKAAWLGQRTTLFEILLDCDRRSGTAHAMAYYRRALDIFHVVAAIDEVTATAEIEAIGAYRTMLLDAIRSGIPSGQLPAPLRPSQAGEAATQTTANATVPAEPDPEPRDFEDLLAELDSLIGLTEVKAEVRRVTDLLRVQQLRGERGLPVIDTTLHLVFVGNPGTGKTTVARLLAQIYRSVGALERGQLVETDRSGMVAGYVGQTAPLVVARFDEADGGMLFIDEAYTLVRGGENDFGREAIDQLVKLIEDRRDRTAVVVAGYPEEMEAFIEANPGLRSRFPKTIVFPDYETSELIDIFERICDKQRYELSDEARTKLHDLINTTERGRGFGNGRFVRNVFEDAVVRHATRVARIEAPSDEDLQRFEPEDLTTAEDPTTETTTETTTYAAGNDSTPAAAPPTEPTPTVNDDG, encoded by the coding sequence GTGAGCGCCTCCCCACTTATCGGCGTCGTTCGACCCTTCGTGGAGGAGGTCGCGGCCGCGCTGAGCGACGCCATCTCGGTGCTCCCCGACGCCTCGAGCGAGAACGCCGAGCACGACACCATCGTCGAGGCCCGAGAGCTCGTGGCCGCCTGCATCGATGCCGACCGACGACATACCGATGCCGAACTCTGGGCGTTTGCGGCAACCTTCGGCGAGTTGTTCGCCGACCCGGCGCTCGCCGGGGCCCGCCCCCAGCAGCTTCGCGACGCCGATCTGTTCACCCACAAGGCCGCTTGGCTCGGCCAGCGAACGACGCTGTTCGAGATCCTTCTGGATTGCGACCGCCGCAGTGGAACCGCCCACGCCATGGCCTACTACCGGCGGGCACTCGACATCTTCCACGTGGTCGCGGCGATCGATGAGGTGACCGCCACCGCCGAGATCGAAGCCATCGGCGCGTACCGGACCATGCTGCTCGATGCCATCCGGTCGGGCATCCCCTCCGGGCAACTCCCCGCCCCGCTTCGCCCCTCCCAGGCGGGCGAGGCCGCCACCCAGACCACGGCGAATGCGACCGTGCCCGCCGAACCCGACCCGGAACCGCGCGACTTCGAGGATCTGCTCGCCGAACTCGACTCGCTCATCGGGCTCACCGAAGTGAAGGCCGAGGTCCGGCGCGTCACCGACCTGTTGCGGGTCCAGCAGCTGCGCGGCGAACGCGGGCTGCCCGTCATCGACACCACGCTGCACCTGGTCTTCGTGGGCAATCCCGGAACCGGCAAGACGACCGTCGCGCGCCTGCTTGCGCAGATCTACCGCTCGGTCGGGGCGCTCGAGCGCGGGCAGTTGGTGGAAACCGACCGTTCCGGCATGGTCGCCGGCTACGTCGGCCAGACCGCACCGCTCGTGGTGGCCCGATTCGATGAGGCCGACGGGGGCATGTTGTTCATCGACGAGGCCTACACCCTGGTGCGCGGTGGCGAGAACGACTTCGGTCGCGAGGCGATCGATCAACTCGTCAAGCTGATCGAAGACCGGCGCGACCGCACCGCAGTCGTCGTCGCCGGCTACCCCGAGGAGATGGAAGCGTTCATCGAAGCCAACCCGGGCCTGCGCTCGAGGTTCCCCAAGACGATCGTGTTTCCCGATTACGAGACCAGCGAGCTGATCGACATTTTCGAGCGGATCTGTGACAAACAGCGCTACGAGCTCTCCGATGAGGCGCGAACGAAGCTGCACGACCTGATCAACACCACCGAACGCGGACGGGGATTCGGCAACGGACGCTTCGTGCGCAACGTCTTTGAAGACGCGGTGGTTCGCCACGCCACCCGGGTCGCCCGGATCGAGGCACCGAGCGACGAGGACCTGCAGCGCTTCGAACCGGAGGACCTGACCACCGCCGAGGACCCCACCACCGAAACCACTACCGAAACCACCACCTACGCCGCCGGTAACGACTCGACGCCCGCAGCGGCGCCGCCCACCGAGCCGACGCCTACAGTGAACGACGACGGCTGA